The Arachidicoccus terrestris genome includes the window TATTTTTAGATTCTTTTGTCTGGATGGTAAACAGGGGCTCTCCGCGCCATACCTTATCTCCTACCTGACTCGCTATTTGTTTAATATAGCCATTCATATCATTTTTAACCGCTATCTCCAGTAAATAAGCCGACACTGCGTTCAGTGCAATACTATCTGCCATGGACCCATAGTTACCACTTGTAATGGTCACGGGTGTCTGTTGCCTTGCCTGATCCATATCTCCCTGCCCACTGTCCGTAGATGCGGAGCCGCCATGGCATCCGGTCATACAGATTATCACAGCGAGCGCCGGTAGAAGAACATATTTCATGGTAAAAGAAGATTATGCAATTGATTAATGATTAGAAATCGTTTTATTTTATTTTGTATAACGGTTGCCCTGAGATTCATATAATTATTAATGCCCATTAAATAGTCAGCCATTCGCATACCTCCTGTAGGTAACTGCTTTTTACCGGCAATGATCAGGGTTTTTGCGTACAGCAGGCGCTTTTCCGAAGCGTTAATCTGCTCTTCACAGATATGGAGTTGTTGATTTAACTGCATCACGATCCCCTCGTACTGCCTGCGTCGCTGCGCCGCATGCCTTTGTCTGCTTTCACTTAATAGATTGTTTTGGAGCAGTGCATATTTTTTTTGTTGGCCATCATATATAGGTAATGAATAGCTGAGGCCAATGCTCGCGCCAAAATTTTTTGCGGCCTGTCCGGGCAGGGAGGAACTGTAACCCCCATCACCGAATACACTGATTTTGGGTTTGTAGTTCAGGTGAATGACCCTGGCGGTATTATCAATCTGGATACTGTCCAGCTGGTTTTGTTGATAGTAGAGACTCTGGTTAAAAGCCACCGGTTGTGCGTCTTCCGCCGGAGGCGGTGCCAGTTCTGTCCAACTGGTATCCACAATACCACATTGATAGTTAAGTAGCCCCAGATCATTTAAAAACCGGCCCCTTGCTTCTTTTTCCGTCAGGTCCTGGGTCTGGAGCGCCACTTTGAACAAAAGATAATCGGTTTGACTAAAACTTGCCGTGCGGGTAAGTGCCAGTAAAATATGATCTTCGACGGCTAAAAAGCTACTGATTTCCCTGGCCAGCAAATACTGTAGCTGATCGCCATAGCAGGCAATATACTGCTCAGTAACCGTCTGTCCGATACTCCTGCGGGAAATAGTCTCCTGATTATCCAGCTGTTTTCCCTGAATGGAGAATTGCTGCAGCCTCGTCTGCATATTATCCCTGCTGACGATTTCTTTCTTTAAGGATAATATTCCCGTTATATCCTGACCATTGGTAATGGCCTTATCATATCCCCATCCATGAATGACAGGTGCATATATCAGATTGACGTCAGCAGACACCTGTATACCGTATATGGCCTTCAATTTAGCACTATCGAGTGAAAGGGACCGGCGCTGCCCCGCCAGGTCATCGAAAACCGGTGTATGTTGCCTGGCCATCGAGAGGTAAAATGATAAGTCCTTTTTTTGCCCCAGCGCCGCGGCAGCGACCAGCATCGCTCCGCTCAGTAAAAAAAGTTTCCCCTTTTTCATCTACCAAAGGTTCATCTGAATTCTGAACAAAATCTAAAGGCCACCTCTCCGTAGCAAGGGGAAAATAGACGCATGCCCCTTTTCAAATTTTCTTCAGGATGAGAAAATAGCTTTGCTGCGGCCCCGTTCGCTTAATTACATAAAATTCGTACAGCACGCTCTTAAATCGACCCGTAAAGATGTTCAGAATATGTTGCATTATACTGCAGCTGACATTATTGCTTTTTCTCTCCTTTATACGTGTCAGCGCACAGCTGCCTGCTGGAGATGAGACCAGCCCACTGATGAAGGCAGATTCACTGTCTGCCGGCAACATTTACCGATACGAAACCAAGCCTTCTCGTGCTGCCTTTGCTCATGATTCAGAAAGGCTGGTTTATGCACCCAGGCAGCTTCTGGCGCCGGGTCTGCTTGCGGCCGCCGGCATGGCGACTTTTTTTAATCAAAAAGAGGGACTAAAAAACGAACTGGTGGAATACAGAGCCGATCATTTCTCGAGTTTCAGAACGAAAGTGGATAACTACCTTCAGTTCTCGCCACTAATCGCGAATTACGTTCTGGAAGGCCTGGGTATACCCGGCAGAACGGACCCTGCCAATCAGGCTGTGATCATGCTTAAAAGCGAGGCCATCATGTTAGGTACGACCTATCTGCTAAAGACCAGTGTCGATGAACGAAGGCCGGACGCCAGTAATCATCAGTCATTTCCGTCAGGACACACAGCTCAGGCCTTTATGGCAGCCACTGTTTTGAGCCAGCAGTATGGTTACCGGTATAACTGTCTGCCCTATGCTGCCTATACAATGGCAGCCGGCACCGGCCTTCTAAGGATGGCCAATAACAAACACTATATCTGTGACGTATTGGCAGGAGCCGCCATTGGGATACTCTCCGTTAAAATCGCCTATTGGACCCACAGGTATCATTGGGGCAAACATGCTATAAGACGTTAATTTTCATCTCTCAACCTGGGTATGCTTTCCGTTCTTCAGAATTCATTCAGAATATCACATCACATTTGCAGAAATATGTTGATGGAAGGACCAGGGATGAAAGTTTTTAAGTGGCTGGGATTTTTATGGATCTGGGTCTGCCTGCCCCTGTCGGTGGTTTACGCGCAGGCCGGGGGTGGATCAGACACCGCGTTAAACCAGGTGTCACGGCCAGTCACTGACACTGTTGCCATACCCGATTCTTATCACAGGGCGTATTTATCCGCCCCACGGTATACGCCGAAGCAAC containing:
- a CDS encoding TolC family protein, which encodes MKKGKLFLLSGAMLVAAAALGQKKDLSFYLSMARQHTPVFDDLAGQRRSLSLDSAKLKAIYGIQVSADVNLIYAPVIHGWGYDKAITNGQDITGILSLKKEIVSRDNMQTRLQQFSIQGKQLDNQETISRRSIGQTVTEQYIACYGDQLQYLLAREISSFLAVEDHILLALTRTASFSQTDYLLFKVALQTQDLTEKEARGRFLNDLGLLNYQCGIVDTSWTELAPPPAEDAQPVAFNQSLYYQQNQLDSIQIDNTARVIHLNYKPKISVFGDGGYSSSLPGQAAKNFGASIGLSYSLPIYDGQQKKYALLQNNLLSESRQRHAAQRRRQYEGIVMQLNQQLHICEEQINASEKRLLYAKTLIIAGKKQLPTGGMRMADYLMGINNYMNLRATVIQNKIKRFLIINQLHNLLLP
- a CDS encoding phosphatase PAP2 family protein produces the protein MFRICCIILQLTLLLFLSFIRVSAQLPAGDETSPLMKADSLSAGNIYRYETKPSRAAFAHDSERLVYAPRQLLAPGLLAAAGMATFFNQKEGLKNELVEYRADHFSSFRTKVDNYLQFSPLIANYVLEGLGIPGRTDPANQAVIMLKSEAIMLGTTYLLKTSVDERRPDASNHQSFPSGHTAQAFMAATVLSQQYGYRYNCLPYAAYTMAAGTGLLRMANNKHYICDVLAGAAIGILSVKIAYWTHRYHWGKHAIRR